From one Pedosphaera parvula Ellin514 genomic stretch:
- a CDS encoding slipin family protein — protein sequence MEDSIHKLFSLTAWLLPVLILALIIIPQALRILREYERGVIFRLGKLLGVKGPGLILLIPIVDRMVKMDLRVVTIDVARQEIMTRDNVPATVDAVVYFRVVDPIAAVVKVENYWKATSLIAQTTLRSVLGQAPLDDLLSQRESINLKLQEIIDRQTEPWGIKVTAVEMRDVALPDSMKRAMAKQAEAERERRAKIVNAEGEFQAAEKMVQAAAMISKEPIALQLRYLQTMREISSEHNTTTFLPVPIDIFSPFLKGPPKT from the coding sequence ATGGAAGATAGCATTCACAAATTATTCAGTTTGACGGCCTGGCTGCTGCCTGTGCTGATCCTGGCATTGATCATCATACCCCAGGCGCTTCGCATCCTGCGCGAGTATGAGCGCGGAGTGATCTTTCGTTTGGGCAAGTTGCTTGGGGTGAAAGGACCGGGCTTGATCCTGTTGATCCCGATTGTGGATCGGATGGTGAAGATGGACCTGCGGGTGGTCACCATCGATGTAGCGAGGCAGGAGATCATGACGCGGGACAACGTGCCGGCGACGGTGGATGCGGTGGTTTATTTTCGGGTGGTGGACCCGATAGCTGCCGTTGTGAAGGTGGAGAATTATTGGAAGGCGACTTCACTGATTGCCCAAACGACTTTGCGCAGCGTGTTGGGCCAGGCGCCATTGGATGATCTGCTGTCACAACGCGAGTCGATCAACCTGAAGTTGCAGGAAATTATCGACCGGCAAACGGAGCCGTGGGGGATCAAGGTGACGGCAGTGGAGATGAGGGACGTGGCGCTGCCGGACAGCATGAAACGAGCGATGGCGAAGCAAGCGGAAGCTGAGCGGGAACGGCGCGCGAAAATTGTGAATGCTGAAGGAGAATTTCAGGCGGCCGAGAAGATGGTGCAAGCTGCAGCGATGATCAGTAAGGAGCCGATAGCTCTCCAACTGCGCTATCTCCAGACCATGCGGGAAATTTCCAGTGAGCATAACACGACCACATTTCTACCGGTGCCGATTGATATATTTTCGCCGTTTCTGAAGGGACCACCCAAGACGTAA
- a CDS encoding TPR end-of-group domain-containing protein, with the protein MNELEPPDSHYAQAAQGWLELGNTAEAVSELEKISNAGVNHPEVLTVRWNICAIEEKWNEAIIIANRIVETSPEYPFGWIHRSYAFHELKRTQEAFDLLQPAADRFPELSLIPYNLACYCCQLCKFQESIHWLEKAFRIGDPREIKQMALEDPDLQPLKSEISKLSKSIH; encoded by the coding sequence ATGAACGAGCTCGAACCGCCGGATTCTCACTACGCCCAAGCCGCACAAGGTTGGCTCGAACTCGGCAATACTGCTGAAGCCGTTTCCGAACTCGAGAAAATCTCCAACGCCGGGGTAAACCATCCCGAAGTCCTCACCGTCCGCTGGAACATTTGTGCCATTGAAGAGAAATGGAATGAAGCAATCATCATCGCAAACCGGATTGTTGAGACCTCGCCGGAATATCCCTTTGGTTGGATCCATCGCTCCTATGCCTTTCATGAGCTCAAGCGCACCCAGGAAGCGTTCGATCTACTCCAGCCCGCTGCCGACCGATTCCCCGAACTCTCCCTGATTCCCTACAATCTGGCCTGCTACTGCTGTCAGTTATGCAAATTCCAGGAATCCATCCATTGGCTCGAAAAGGCCTTCCGCATTGGCGATCCCAGGGAGATCAAACAGATGGCGCTGGAAGATCCCG
- a CDS encoding NfeD family protein, with translation MKRGLAIAIVILMYGGLACLRAADVALIKIHGAIGPATADYIARAIDVAGKSNDACLVIQLDTPGGLLDSTKEIVQKFYASTVPTVVYVAPSGANAGSAGCFITLAADVAAMAPNTSIGAAHPVTLSPGGEKTDDVMKQKLENFASSSIEAIAEKRGRNVEWAKSSVRESASTTAEKALKLKVIDLIAKDMPDLLGQLDGRVVNGKAMKTAGAKVVEIPMAASEKVFQTFWRPEVMLILMLVAIYGIIGELSNPGAILPGVAGGIAFILFLYMAAVLSVNVAGLVMIGLALALFIVDAYTPTHGVLTFGGMVAFFLGVLMLFNRGGTGFQLSLGYIIPATVVTGAFFIFVVGAGLRAQRLPVRVGRETMLGKTVPALTRIDLKGGNVSIEGEYWKAVSDVAVEPGHLVEVVGMDGLTLKVKAK, from the coding sequence ATGAAGCGTGGGCTGGCAATTGCGATAGTGATCCTAATGTACGGGGGCCTGGCTTGCCTGCGGGCCGCAGATGTCGCTTTGATCAAGATCCACGGCGCCATTGGTCCCGCCACGGCTGATTACATTGCCCGCGCAATTGATGTAGCTGGGAAGAGCAATGATGCCTGCCTGGTTATTCAACTCGACACGCCGGGAGGGCTGCTGGATTCAACCAAGGAGATCGTCCAAAAATTTTATGCATCGACCGTGCCGACGGTGGTTTATGTAGCTCCTTCCGGAGCGAATGCCGGCAGTGCAGGTTGTTTCATCACGCTGGCAGCGGATGTGGCGGCGATGGCACCCAATACGAGCATCGGTGCGGCGCACCCGGTAACATTGAGTCCCGGCGGGGAGAAGACCGATGATGTGATGAAACAAAAGCTCGAGAATTTCGCCAGCAGTTCCATTGAGGCGATCGCCGAGAAACGCGGGCGCAATGTCGAGTGGGCCAAATCCTCCGTCCGTGAAAGCGCTTCCACCACGGCAGAAAAAGCACTCAAGCTGAAAGTAATCGATCTTATTGCCAAGGATATGCCGGACCTGCTGGGGCAGCTCGACGGACGAGTGGTCAATGGGAAAGCCATGAAAACGGCGGGGGCGAAGGTCGTGGAAATTCCGATGGCAGCCAGCGAGAAGGTTTTTCAAACATTCTGGCGGCCCGAAGTGATGCTTATTCTGATGTTGGTGGCGATTTATGGCATCATCGGCGAGCTCAGCAATCCGGGTGCGATTTTGCCGGGGGTTGCGGGGGGAATTGCGTTCATTCTCTTTCTCTACATGGCTGCGGTCTTATCGGTCAACGTGGCCGGGTTGGTCATGATCGGGTTGGCACTGGCGCTGTTCATTGTGGATGCTTATACGCCGACGCATGGAGTGTTGACGTTCGGTGGCATGGTGGCGTTTTTCCTTGGTGTGCTGATGCTTTTCAACCGGGGCGGAACAGGATTTCAGCTGTCATTGGGATACATTATTCCGGCAACGGTGGTGACGGGAGCATTTTTTATTTTTGTCGTGGGAGCCGGGTTGCGGGCGCAGAGGCTGCCGGTGCGTGTTGGCCGGGAAACCATGCTGGGCAAAACAGTTCCGGCATTGACGCGGATTGATTTGAAGGGCGGAAACGTCTCAATAGAGGGCGAGTATTGGAAGGCAGTGAGTGACGTTGCCGTCGAGCCGGGGCACCTGGTGGAGGTGGTCGGGATGGATGGGTTGACGTTGAAAGTGAAAGCAAAATGA
- a CDS encoding DUF2092 domain-containing protein, whose protein sequence is MMINQTAKISAQRVFLVVVVLALSMRGHAQPPALSTNIPGGLPQMSSTNAQPLMEQQALDQLKRMSTTLSATKAFTFNTRSTMEVPAKNGQFVTLFADSQISLQRPNKLRAHVMGELATFDLYYDGTNIVAFAPTNNVYSMTNAPDTIDATLRFVEEKTGIHIPSADIMYSDPYSVLTNGLDSAFVVGTATVDGAPCVHLAFRNPGVNWEIWIETGSSALPRRLVATYTDVQNFPRFMVEFSNWNLHPDLPAGTFTFNPPPGAKQIEFHSPAGQRGP, encoded by the coding sequence ATGATGATAAACCAGACAGCCAAAATTTCGGCACAACGAGTATTTTTGGTCGTGGTGGTACTCGCACTGTCAATGCGGGGCCATGCGCAGCCGCCTGCACTTTCGACCAACATTCCAGGTGGCTTGCCGCAGATGTCGAGTACGAACGCGCAACCACTGATGGAGCAGCAGGCGCTTGATCAGTTGAAGCGCATGAGCACGACATTGAGTGCTACCAAGGCCTTTACTTTCAATACCCGCAGCACGATGGAGGTTCCGGCAAAAAACGGGCAATTCGTCACGCTTTTCGCAGATTCTCAAATCTCATTGCAGCGGCCCAACAAGCTTCGCGCCCATGTCATGGGAGAGCTGGCCACCTTTGATTTGTATTATGATGGCACGAACATCGTGGCATTCGCGCCCACAAACAATGTTTACTCGATGACCAACGCGCCTGATACCATCGATGCGACGCTGCGGTTCGTGGAGGAAAAAACCGGGATTCACATTCCTTCAGCAGACATCATGTATAGCGATCCTTATTCGGTATTGACCAATGGCCTGGATAGCGCATTCGTGGTGGGCACTGCCACTGTGGATGGCGCACCATGCGTGCATCTGGCGTTCAGGAATCCCGGGGTCAACTGGGAAATCTGGATCGAAACCGGCAGCAGTGCCTTGCCGCGACGATTGGTGGCGACTTACACGGATGTTCAGAATTTTCCGCGTTTCATGGTGGAATTCTCCAACTGGAATCTGCATCCGGACCTGCCCGCGGGCACTTTCACCTTCAATCCGCCGCCCGGCGCCAAACAGATCGAGTTT